A part of Hippopotamus amphibius kiboko isolate mHipAmp2 chromosome 16, mHipAmp2.hap2, whole genome shotgun sequence genomic DNA contains:
- the SLC12A4 gene encoding solute carrier family 12 member 4 isoform X4 — protein sequence MISRSLGPEFGGAVGLCFYLGTTFAAAMYILGAIEILLTYIAPPAAIFYPTGTHDTSSATLNNMRVYGTIFLTFMTLVVFVGVKYVNKFASLFLACVIISILSIYAGGIKSIFDPPVFPVCMLGNRTLSRDHFDVCAKMAVVDNETVATRLWSLFCHSPNLTTDSCDPYFLLNNVTEIPGIPGAAAGVLQENLWSAYLEKGEVVEKHGLPSTDALGLKESLPLYVLADIATSVTVLVGIFFPSVTGIMAGSNRSGDLRDAQKSIPVGTILAIVTTSLVYFSSVVLFGACIEGVVLRDKYGDGVSRNLVVGTLAWPSPWVIVIGSFFSTCGAGLQSLTGAPRLLQAIAKDNIIPFLRVFGHGKANGEPTWALLLTALIAELGILIASLDMVAPILSMFFLMCYLFVNLACAVQTLLRTPNWRPRFKYYHWALSFLGMSLCLALMFVSSWYYALVAMLIAGMIYKYIEYQGAEKEWGDGIRGLSLSAARYALLRLEEGPPHTKNWRPQLLVLLKLDEDLHVKYPRLLTFASQLKAGKGLTIVGSVIQGSFLESYGEAQAAEQTIKNMMEIEKVKGFCQVVVASKVREGLAHLIQSCGLGGMRHNSVVLGWPYGWRQSEDPRAWKTFIDTVRCTTAAHLALLVPKNIAFYPSNHERYLEGHIDVWWIVHDGGMLMLLPFLLRQHKVWRKCRMRIFTVAQMDDNSIQMKKDLAVFLYHLRLEAEVEVVEMHNSDISAYTYERTLMMEQRSQMLRQMRLTKTEREREAQLVKDRHSALRLESLYSDEEDETAAGTDKIQMTWTRDQYMAAEPWNPSHAPDNFRELVHIKPDQSNVRRMHTAVKLNEVIVTRSHDARLVLLNMPGPPKNSEGDENYMEFLEVLTEGLERVLLVRGGGREVITIYS from the exons ATGATCTCTCGCTCGCTGGGGCCAGAGTTTGGAGGTGCTGTGGGCCTGTGCTTCTACCTGGGAACAACATTTGCGGCGGCCATGTACATCCTGGGGGCCATTGAGATCTTGCTG ACCTACATTGCCCCGCCAGCTGCCATTTTTTACCCAACAGGCACTCATGACACATCGAGTGCCACCTTGAACAATATGCGAGTGTATGGGACCATTTTTCTGACCTTCATGACCCTGGTGGTATTTGTTGGTGTCAAGTATGTGAACAAATTTGCCTCGCTCTTCCTGGCCTGTGTGATCATCTCCATCCTTTCCATCTATGCTGGGGGCATCAAGTCTATTTTTGACCCTCCCGTGTTTCC AGTATGTATGCTGGGCAACAGGACCCTGTCCCGGGACCATTTTGATGTCTGTGCCAAGATGGCCGTTGTGGACAATGAGACAGTGGCCACTCGGCTCTGGAGCCTCTTCTGCCACAGCCCCAACCTCACCACTGATTCTTGCGACCCCTACTTTCTGCTCAACAATGTGACTGAGATCCCTGGCATCCCTGGTGCAGCTGCCGGCGTGCTCCAGG AAAACCTGTGGAGCGCCTACCTGGAGAAGGGTGAGGTCGTGGAGAAGCACGGGCTGCCCTCCACAGATGCCCTGGGCCTGAAAGAGAGCCTGCCTCTCTACGTGCTGGCTGACATCGCCACATCCGTCACCGTGCTGGTTGGCATCTTCTTCCCCTCCGTAACAG GCATTATGGCTGGCTCAAACCGCTCCGGGGACCTCCGAGATGCACAGAAGTCCATCCCGGTGGGGACTATTTTGGCCATTGTTACAACCTCCCTTGTGT ACTTCAGCAGTGTGGTTCTCTTTGGCGCCTGCATCGAAGGTGTGGTCCTCCGGGACAA GTACGGCGATGGCGTCAGCAGGAACCTGGTGGTGGGCACGTTAGCCTGGCCTTCGCCCTGGGTCATCGTCATCGGCTCCTTCTTCTCAACCTGCGGCGCCGGCCTGCAGAGCCTCACTGGGGCCCCACGCCTGTTGCAGGCCATCGCCAAGGACAACATCATCCCCTTCCTCCGG GTTTTTGGCCATGGCAAGGCAAATGGCGAACCAACGTGGGCACTCCTCCTGACGGCACTCATCGCTGAGCTGGGCATCCTCATCGCCTCGCTTGACATGGTGGCCCCCATTCTATCCAT GTTCTTTCTGATGTGTTACCTGTTTGTGAACCTGGCCTGTGCTGTGCAGACGCTCCTGAGGACCCCCAACTGGCGGCCTCGGTTCAAGTACTATCACTG GGCGCTGTCCTTCCTGGGCATGAGCCTCTGCCTGGCCCTTATGTTTGTCTCCTCCTGGTACTATGCTCTGGTCGCCATGCTCATTGCCGGCATGATATACAAGTACATCGAGTACCaagg GGCTGAGAAGGAGTGGGGCGACGGGATCCGAGGCCTGTCCCTGAGCGCCGCCCGCTACGCGCTGTTGCGGCTGGAGGAGGGGCCTCCTCACACCAAGAACTGGCG GCCTCAGCTGTTGGTGCTGCTGAAGTTAGATGAGGACCTTCACGTGAAGTACCCACGGCTCCTCACTTTCGCCTCTCAGCTTAAGGCCGGCAAAGGCCTGACCATTGTCGGTTCTGTCATCCAGGGCAGCTTCTTGGAAAGCTATGGCGAGGCCCAGGCCGCTGAGCAG ACAATCAAGAACATGATGGAGATTGAGAAGGTGAAGGGCTTCTGCCAGGTGGTGGTAGCCAGCAAGGTGCGTGAGGGGCTGGCCCACCTCATCCAGTCTTGCGGCCTGGGCGGCATGAGGCATAACTCCGTGGTGCTGGGCTGGCCCTATGGCTGGCGACAGAGTGAGGACCCACGTGCCTGGAAGACCTTTATTG ACACTGTGCGCTGCACCACGGCCGCCCACCTGGCCCTGCTTGTGCCCAAGAACATCGCCTTCTACCCCAGCAACCACGAGCGCTACCTGGAGGGCCACATCGACGTGTGGTGGATCGTCCACGACGGCGGCATGCTCATGCTCTTGCCCTTCCTGCTGCGCCAGCACAAG GTTTGGAGGAAGTGCCGGATGCGCATCTTCACGGTGGCCCAGATGGACGACAACAGCATCCAGATGAAGAAGGATCTGGCCGTCTTCCTGTACCACCTGCGCCTTGAGgcggaggtggaggtggtggagatG CACAACAGTGACATCTCCGCATATACCTACGAGCGGACACTGATGATGGAGCAGCGCTCCCAGATGCTGCGGCAGATGCGGCTGACCAAGACTGAGCGGGAGCGAGAG GCCCAGCTGGTCAAGGACCGGCACTCAGCCCTGCGGCTGGAGAGCCTGTACTCAGATGAGGAGGATGAGACTGCAGCTGGGACTGATAAGATCCAGATGACTTGGACACGGGACCAGTACATGGCAGCAGAGCCCTGGAACCCCAGCCACGCCCCCGACAACTTCCGGGAGCTGGTGCATATTAAGCC GGACCAGTCCAATGTGCGACGCATGCACACGGCTGTGAAGCTCAATGAGGTCATTGTCACACGCTCCCATGACGCCCGCCTGGTCCTACTGAACATGCCTGGCCCACCCAAGAACAGCGAGGGCGATGAGAACT ACATGGAGTTCCTGGAGGTGCTGACTGAGGGCCTCGAACGGGTGCTGTTGGTACGTGGTGGCGGCCGTGAAGTCATCACCATCTACTCCTGA